The Magallana gigas chromosome 6, xbMagGiga1.1, whole genome shotgun sequence genome includes the window tattttaaaccgCAACGTTGGTaatttaaatcaattcaaatatattgaaaaatgttgAAACACTCACAGTTGTTCATCGATTTTTCCAAAGTGTAATTTGGTTCACCATCTACTACTTTCAACGAATAATTAGCATCGGTGTAACACTGCGACCTGTCAAAAACGGCTAACGTTAATccaaaaatggaatttaaagatatataaatatatacgaTGTAGAGATAAAGAACTTTTTACCCGTCATATGTTTTTTCAAACATGCGGATTCCCCCTTCCAATCCAACTTCGGTGTAATGTAAGATTACATGATCTTGGTCTAATGGTTGACCAGTCATGTAATGGTACCAAATGATTGAAGCGCCAGAAATCTAAAAACAACAATTGTCGTTTTTAAGAGACTTGATCAAGATATAGGTCGTTAATAAAGGAATCAGTTCTAAAGTACCAAAACTATATtcttataaataaaagtaaagtcCTACTGTTCGTGATTCCATTATagaatttatctttttataataaaatgtgcTTGATTTATAAGACcaaaaacaatatttagaaGTTTCATTCAAGTAGAGATGCTAAAAGGACTACAAAAGATAAGTGAAAAAGCTCTGCCATTACTTAAAAGTAAGGAACATGTTTTCTTATTTGGAAAATATGAACTTATCAATGTTTAGTTGATTGTACAACCAGTGACaggtatttttacaaaattgtcttacattaaaagtttttatttgtattgatgttatcttaattcaaaaaaaaaaaactttgtccAAAGTGATCTGAATTTTGCAAAGTATGAtctgtaaaacaatataaaaccccacaaatatatatttatatcttacTTGTTTGAATGCTCCAAGGACAGCAATCAAAGGTAGAAGAACTTTTAGGACGACCATTTCGGCTAGTAAActgttataatttgatatttcatCCTGATCCACATTTATATCTATAGGCAACCCATGTAACATATTTAAATCTTGATTTGTCAGAGACCGtattaaaccaatgaaaatccATTTTCTATTTTAGCTTTACTTATCAAAAGGCCCACATACCCTTTCCTTAACCAATTGCTTCAGTCGTTTTTGTTGTCGTCATCAATTGCGATGTCCTTTAAATTTCGTTTACTCTGGAACCGCTGCACCAAATCCAAACAGCCTCCTTTTATTTACTTCTAAGAATTTTCGTAGTGAGAAagtgtttaaaacattaacaaatgcTCTCAGAAACAATGCAGTATAACATTTGTCACTGCGTAGTAAAAATggttaataaaaatgtattaattaattagattaattttgatgtaaagccttatgcaaaataaaaaaacccaaacctaaacaaaggaaaatgtgaaaataatgGCGTTTTTATGGATGTTTTATTTTGACGTTTCACTAGAAAAGTTTCAGTCTGATATTTCTTCTAATATgctgtttattttaatattttaaaaaatggaatgaaaaatacattaaaGTATTAAACTCAAAATATACAGCAAATGTTAAACCTATATGGGTGTAAGTcgtgaaatatttcaattttttaaacaattataaggctatttaatatttaaaaaaggcgATCACTGCAACCTAAACGTAAACAAACATGCAATCTTTCGACACTTTGTACGGCACGAACAAAATAAGTTGCAATTTAATCATGAATTTATGTACAggcgttgaaaaattgtttgtgTTGAAGCTTGAAATTACAGAAAAGAAACAGCGTATTATTAAAATTGTACTTGTTGTTTGATGTAAATCTACATTACATTATACCATAAAAACCGACATTCGAATTTTACAACAGACTTCTTTTTTATAGATAGAAACAGTAGTAAACCACAGTTGTTAACAGCTTCTTTTAGTAATATAACATCACTTATGcttttcaaatatcaaattaatctattttaaaattacaaatgttcTTATTGATTTTCCATACCAGTATATGAGCTGTTAAAAACACCGACGCAAGCAATAAAAGTCAAGCTTAGACCAGAGTCTTTTagtctattatttttaaaagattttgatgattcatattataaaaagaattgcAAAAAAACGATGTAGTTGACGTATAAAATTAGAAACTTTCAGCACATGTGTTAAACTTTCTTCGAAGTTAatctataaaaagaaaacagctGTTTCCCTTTCATGTCAGCCTACTAAGAATCAACTTTTTCTTTGAATGATTCTTTTCTGATCCATTTAACTCAATATGTAACATTGCACTAAATTTGGGTTTTAAAATACGTAGAAATAGACAACAAAAATCATGGACCATATCATGCAATATGCGACCATAGATGTGTGCTTTTCTCGGTAGTGCTAAAAAATCGAATctggaaaatattatattttacgaTGTTggtaacaaataaaaatcagaaaatgaatccattttgcaaataaaatataactagatgctgtcaatagacagtaatacccgcaccaagtgtttgcctcTGAATAACACTGtattgtaccagtttaattaaaaatgaaggctacatgcaagctctggtaatacatttaaaaattataattttcatacctgaaggatgagatcccttcccatatgataatatacacgagcagcactttatgtgcaatttcgggttgaactgtttgcagtgaatttaaagttaatcaataatcttaacagtTCATGttatagaaagtataatggtctatatgattattataaacaaaattaaaaattaaattatgccccctccatGTGGCgattgccggttttagatttgcttctgtgtgcctacatgtacatcattgtgtgcacagatttagaaaaggggtgggagtgaggggtccagacccccccctccccattaaaattcatttatatcaatagtaaaataaccaaaaatacaccttggaccccaatgctcttacagacatgtaatcGCTTTGACCCATTGcacttcaatgttaggtaacattatttggggggtaaatatttaattaatattgatactttattgtttatctcaataggaagtatacatcacaatatgaaggtgtcctgcaccaccttaaagctgttattaacctaataaaatagtgcaagtagatttgaagaataggtcataaaaatacattcattttactAATAACTtttctttgtctgaagttacgtacacaacacaggtctgcaggtctcaatagcgggtactagttttacccagctcttcgattagatggtttcacgtgtatacatacatgtatgggttttccatatgcagaaaaggattagttaagataaaggaattcattattgtgtttttattggattatcattatgatgttgaccaatataggtgagcataatacatgtagtagcagtagcacagtataatgagatgccagcatacataagttttactttcactttctgaatgtgatctccctttgacagcatactgtatcatcatcttttaatatttaaagtatcgtatcatcgttacctatcctatcgcatttgtaaagtttctgtcattttaattgcaaaagttatttttttcattcatttgttaGACTTACTCTCTTGAGTTGACCCCatcttgaccctgtataaacaatttcgtattaaatttgtgtattacatgtaagtaagtgtagacacttatcatttttatatgagttataataggaagaaaggagtattgctttcttaatgtattacaatgcatcaaatacaatgtaggtcatgaccttatgggactgttctggcCCCACGAaacaagaaaatacaaaatatcttctaatgtcattatcaTGCATCAAAGTGTGctaagtacattaatgacccccaggtgttgtgtTTAACcccctctgatcatatctcaatagatcatttgtcaattttgcaaggtgtaatgtaattgtttttaagaataacattttttccagttaataaaagtttttagacacccaaattatattttgattttaatagatcattcgacaattaagggggaggggagaacagtttatatttgagtttgtttggggatgggggttccaagtcatatatttgacaatttttttaatgtaatttaaaataagactaagccatactacagtcatgaacatgaatagtatagaacaaaacacaaactaatacatgtatatatacataggaagtattacaaaacataggtgattgatctatatctgggttcttaaattaaatcatatatcatgtacatattatataattgtttctttgttcaaggcatttcagatggtatgtatgtcatgatcccaagtgctcttcctgaaattatcaaatatcataaaaaccattgtaatccccaccttaatccaaagatattattcctccttagctcatggcgcatcagatcattatgacatgtaagtcatgaccctaaggggtcatcctgacccccttagaatcagaaattgtcaattatctttaaattattgatgtttgatgatcctatctctatttaatctttatcatTAAGTCtctcaaatgaaatttggagacttattgtttttgtacggttcttaatacatgtattattcttctacttctttttcttctttcccgctctgaattTAACTTGTTTcccagagatggctgaacagaattgtacaaaactctaagatatgataggcctgcatatctagttgtgcaccttggtttgatttttctccttttgggttagacaaccacttttcggggaggggggggggaagaGTGTGAGGTCTAACATTGAActttgtaggaagaatcgtagactctattgtaaatggtaacttgaaaacggacaaagataacaATATAGGGTTTTTAATAaccatatattgactgttactggcaatatatagggtttattagatctgaccccggGGGTCATCTCCACcacccaggaatttgaaattaccatatataaTCATGACcactaaaccatatatattcatgtttctgatgttaTGTAGGTTATAGACcttgtgggtggtcctgaccccctcaaacagcaggccccttaatatcttcaaaacagttaaGATCCCAACcctcaaaccatatatatattcttgttcgtTGGGTCAAGAGGCAACAAACAGTATGTAGGTCAAGggcccctcgaacaggaagtgcacgaatatctcgaaaacggttgagatcctcaccccttaaccatatatattattGATCCTTAAGGGGCACCAAAAGGTATgcaggtaatgggcctcagggttaaatttaatttttcaaaacacacATCTATGggacagttcctatcatatcctaagatatgatgtgtttatccattaaatcatgaaaggagttctaggatctatgttttttttgaagtgaaaaacgtcaatattCTGCTACTTtatgactccctggatgaaatttaaattcttaaaaccttactgcacatctatagaataGTCTCTattatatcccaagatatgatgtgtatATCCATTTAATCATAAGAGAAACTCTTGaatctatgggtttttttttttagcgattaacgtcaattttctgctactatttgactccctggatgaaatttaaatttttaaaaccctattgcacatctataggacagccccaattatatacCAAGAGaggacgtagctactccaaaagttgtaagaggagttatgggaaccatacttttttggccaaaaaaccgtaattttttgttgcccactgatcctcttatgaaaaaaaaatctgaaacttgatcacacttcaatatgacacccccaatcatattctagaagatcattaagctactgccaaaaaaaattacgttttttaaaccagtttttctgtaaaaaaaccccaaaaaaaaccaacttcatttttcagccattaaatgacccccaggacaaaattgaaatttccgaaaccttattgcgcatctataggataccctaaaacatattccaagagatgatttgtctactgttgaaaatgtaggaggagttcgagaaagaaggttttttgtgagaaaacgtcattttttaccaattatttggcccccaggactaacagagaatttttgaaacctttttacaaaacaacgtgacaccccaaatcaaacttcaagagttcagtttgctggtttataagatgtaagagccgTTTGAGAAAGTATAAcatgacagacggacggaccgACGGAACAggataacaacaatataccgtaactttctttagaaagtgcgagtataacaataacaaacagTCAACCATATGAAAAAACTATATAgcgaaaaacaaattcaaagcacAGCAAGCATGGACCTCGAAAAAATATAAGAATGGGATTAGGTGCCTAAGTGGAGTACACACCCCCTTGcattttatagatatatgattttgtaaatCTGATAATTTAACAATAATTCTATTCGTAGTTCTGTGTAATGATTTATCACATAACTATATTTACCCTGGCTATAATTGATAGCAAGGCGATACAGCAGCTGTATATGAAAtaagtcaaatttggcccccgtATTTCGCAAATTTTTAAAGCGTTTCAGGAAcgtttaattgttttgttattttctagaagatttgatataaaatatatttttcacttaATTATTTGAGTTTTTGCACTTATTGGccgtatatgacgtcagaagtgacgcttttttataaatcaatcagaatcattcatttattgacatttttcttatcttttttagaatgagaaatatagagcgacgctttgaacaagaacaaacttTTCGTCGCTTATAAGTACTGaatagatacatctttggtgaaaatattgtGTTTGTTCAAGTAATCGCTCAGTGTTATCTTAAAGAAAAACGGCTTAAAAACGACCCATTTTaagctaaaaatgagaaaatggcgagAGAAAAACAGTTAGGAAGACTACTGTTAAATGTCACTTTGACAAATGAAAGCTCCATGAGCCCGAATAGTTACCCTAGACAACCAACAATGTGCACGCAAATTAGTTTATAGTCTGTATATTCATCACTACCAGACGGATGGTTGAACTTTCTCCCTGCAGGTTGATTTACCTTCTACCTAATTAAAACTAACACGTATAAATCCTTTTCTCTGTGATACGCTACACATATGTGGCGATCGTACGTGAGCGGATCTAATATCTAATCTTTATTAGATTGATTTACCTTTTACCTTGGTTAACTGTTGTGAGCCATGCAGTTGCT containing:
- the LOC136276181 gene encoding uncharacterized protein, yielding MVVLKVLLPLIAVLGAFKQISGASIIWYHYMTGQPLDQDHVILHYTEVGLEGGIRMFEKTYDGSQCYTDANYSLKVVDGEPNYTLEKSMNNCKLYRIVVLHNETNEEPYKIVNVILSNTFNLKSNECITTSGTYHVVMTKTRNPSVEDQQKISEDLENLGINGLKLTDLSVCPDPV